A genome region from Danio aesculapii chromosome 2, fDanAes4.1, whole genome shotgun sequence includes the following:
- the ccl34a.4 gene encoding chemokine (C-C motif) ligand 34a, duplicate 4, producing MQLNQKMMMRLAAIAVIMSVMIMKTNGQNRFVQCCTSVSTKEITLPITGFKYQRRNPPCVKAVIFFTKEGEQCIHWNQSWVREKIQELIISMEKINSTVSTPLKMNSTLSTLLRINRTVSTALQMNSTLSTPLSTSSS from the exons ATGCAGCTCAACCAGAAGATGATGATGAGACTTGCTGCCATTGCTGTCATTATGTCAGTGATGATCATGAAGACGA ATGGACAAAACCGGTTTGTTCAATGCTGCACAAGCGTCTCCACCAAGGAAATCACGTTGCCTATAACCGGATTCAAATATCAGAGGAGAAATCCTCCATGCGTCAAAGCAGTCAT TTTCTTCACAAAAGAGGGCGAACAATGTATTCACTGGAACCAGAGCTGGGTTCGGGAGAAGATCCAGGAGCTCATAATCTC AATGGAGAAAATTAACAGCACTGTTTCTACACCGCTGAAGATGAACAGCACTCTCTCTACACTTCTGAGGATCAACAGGACTGTTTCCACAGCTCTGCAGATGAACAGCACTCTCTCTACTCCTCTCTCCACCTCATCTTCTTAA
- the xcl32a.1 gene encoding cytokine SCM-1 beta, producing the protein MKLHVSGFSAVLLLWLLVSSSVQEDTHKTGCLSTTDTKTPHTNLRSYTIQQKPLFPVHAVRFLTIKGVTICSDPTSPWAIKAMKHLNGKKKRRQSNITIRPSVKVVHKDTSTTNTARVSAQIKKQT; encoded by the exons ATGAAGTTGCATGTGTCAGGTTTCTCCGCAGTTCTTCTGCTGTGGCTTCTGGTCTCGTCTTCAGTACAAG AAGACACACATAAAACCGGCTGTCTATCTACTACAGATACTAAAACTCCTCACACGAATCTGCGTAGCTACACTATCCAGCAAAAACCTTTGTTCCCTGTACATGCTGTAAG ATTTCTTACAATAAAAGGAGTCACAATCTGCTCAGATCCGACTTCACCATGGGCCATTAAAGCAATGAAGCacctgaatggaaagaaaaaacgaCGTCAGTCAAACATTACAATCCGTCCATCAGTGAAGGTGGTTCATAAGGATACATCAACGACAAATACGGCTCGGGTATCAGCACAGATTAAAAAACAGACCTGA